The Chloroflexota bacterium nucleotide sequence GGAGCGGGACGTCGCGCGGCGCCGCGTCGGTGCCGCCGGCCAGATCGCGCATCTCGACGGGCCCGTCGATGTCCCACTGGATGCTGCCACGAGCCGCGTCGAGCGCGCGACACATGGCATAGGCGACGTCATCGGGCAAGTCCGCGTGCACGAGCAGCGGCCACCCGCTGAACGTTGGGGCCAATAGCTCGTCCGCAATCCTGGGAAACATCGCCCTTGGAGTCGGGCCGAGGGGCCAGCCGAGCGTTTCCAGATGGTGCTGCGTCGCGGGATCGAGGGCGAGGAAGCGCATCCCGTGCTCGAGCGCGACGTTTCCCCAACCCTTGATGCCCTCGTCGAACACCGCGTCCAGCGTGCCGCTGCGAACGCCATCCATCCGCGACGCCTCGCTCGGCGTGTTGGTGTATTCCAGCCGACCGCCCCAGGCCTCGATATCGCGAAGGGAGATGCCCGCCGCCGAGAGGACCTGGTCGATCACGAATCGCGTCGCGTGCGCCGGATTCTCGCGGAGAGAGATGCGGAGGGGCGGCTTGCGCTCGCGAATCTGGTCGAACGACGTAATGCCCGTGC carries:
- a CDS encoding TAXI family TRAP transporter solute-binding subunit; the protein is MLPERGGASTTRARLLTEIALGMSAERGATRPYRDVQISLGVVNDGAFNRALSFAAGPPDVAFAVARRDLDLAALNPSPFLTMAYRGTGPFPQPLPLRALAIMPSWDRMAFAVAERTGITSFDQIRERKPPLRISLRENPAHATRFVIDQVLSAAGISLRDIEAWGGRLEYTNTPSEASRMDGVRSGTLDAVFDEGIKGWGNVALEHGMRFLALDPATQHHLETLGWPLGPTPRAMFPRIADELLAPTFSGWPLLVHADLPDDVAYAMCRALDAARGSIQWDIDGPVEMRDLAGGTDAAPRDVPLHPGAERYYREIGALS